Below is a window of Halolamina sp. CBA1230 DNA.
CTCGCCCCGCGGCCGGCGACCGTCGACGGCCGCGAGGCGTCCACCGCGACCGCACCGCCACGGCCGTCGGCGCGTGACGTGAGCGCGTCCCTGCGCGAACGAGCGCGCGAGGGACGAGCGACCATCGGGAGCGAGTCGGCTGGGGAGGTTCGTGGGCTGTGCGGTTGGGAGGGACTGAAAGGGGCTGGTCGCTCGACGACGGCGGCCGAAGCAAGCACTGGAGCGAACGGAGTGAGCGAAGCGCGCAGCGAGGTCCCCGAGTCGAGCGGGCAGGGGCTTTCACGGTGTTGCCGTGCTCGGTTACCTAACGAGTAGCCCAGATACCTCAACCAAACAATCCCCCCAGAACCACGAAGCTATACCCCACCACGACCCCCACACCAACCCAGACGATGCTCCGGCTCGCCGTCGCCACCCAGCAGGAAACCTACAACCGAATACACGACCCCCTCGCCGAGCGCGACATCGAGGCAGTCCCGCTCCGAGCCAGCGAGCGCACGCTCTCGCTCACCGACCCCGACCTCCCGAGCGTCGACGTCGGCCTCGTGTTCCCCTCGCGGCTGATGGAGGGCGGCGCCGTCTCAGCCGCCCTGAACGTCCCGTGGGTGAACGACCGCGACGCGATCCTCACCTCCCGCAACAAGGCGGGCGTGCTCGCCACGCTCGCCGAGGCGGGCCTGCCCGTCCCCGACACCACGCTCGTCTCCAACCCCGTCGACGACGACGCCGTCGCTGCTGCAGCAGCGACCCTCCAGCGCGAGGCCGCCGCCGGCTCGCTCGTGATCAAACCCAACTCCACCACCCGCGGCGTCGGCGTCGCCCGCGTGGAGGACCCGGACTCGCTGCTCGGCGTCACCGACTACCTCGACCTCGTCCACGACTTCCGGGCGACCGGCGACCGGTCGTACCTCCTGCAGGAGTACCTCCCCGACGCCCGGGACTACCGCGCGATGGTCGTCGACGGCGAGTACGTCGGCGCCGTTGAGCGCCGCCTCCCCGAGGCGGAGACCGAGGCCGGCAAGTGGAAACACAACGTCCACCGCGGCGCCGTCGCGGAGGGTGTCTCGCTCCCGGCGGACGCTCGCGAACTCGCGGAGCGCGCGGCCGCGGTGCTGGGGATCGACTACCTCGGGGTGGATCTGCTGGAGACCGAGGACCGACTGGTGGTCAACGAGACGAACGCGCGGCCGACGGTCGACGACGCGACGAAGTACGAGCCGGAGTTTTACGACCGGCTGGCCGAGCTGATCCGGACGACGGCCGAAAACCGCTAGGAGAGGTCGATGTCGGCGGCGTCGTCGAGCTTCTCGAAGCTGACTTCGAGCACGCCGTTGTTGAACGTCGCCTCCGCAGTGTGTTCGTCGACGCGGGTCGGGAGCCGCACGCGCTCGCGGTACTCGCCCGCTTCGATCGTGAGCGTCTCGCCGTCACACTGGAGCGAGATATCCTCCTTGCTCGCGCTGGGGAGGTCCGCGACGAGCCGGAGTTCGTCCCCCTCGTCGAACGCGTCGACGTGGGCGTCGGCGCCGTCCTCGGCCGGGCCGCCGCCCATCATCCGCTCGATCTCGTCGAAGATATCGCCGAACGGGTCTTCGCGGTCATCCCTACGCATGGATGTCCGTACACTAGCGCCGGGCAAAAGCCTTCTGTCGGCGGCTATCGTCGCCTTGTGTCCCGGTTCCGCCCGTCGGCTGCGCCGAACCGATCGGTTTGAAGTGTGGATGGATCCAACCGCGCGACGATGGCCTCTTTCGCGACGCTCGACGCGCTCGCCGAGCAGTTCTCGGAAGCACGGGTGTTGGTTCGCCTCGACCTCAACTCCCCGATCGAGGACGGAACGGTCCAGGACAACCGTCGGTTCGAGCGCCACGCCCGCACCGTCGCCGAGCTGGCCGACGCCGGCCACCGAGTGATCTGTCTGGCCCACCAGGGCCGTCCCGGCCGCGACGACTTCACGCATCTCGACCAGCACGCCGGCGTGCTCGGCGACCACCTCGACCGCGACGTGCGGTTCGTCGACGACATCTGCGGGGAGACCGCCGTCGACGCGATCGAGGCCGCCGAGCCCGGCGAGGTGCTGCTGCTCGACAACGTCCGGATGGACGACGACGAGCTCGCCGACCGCGACCCCGAGCACCACGCGCAGTCGCGGCTGGTCACCCGTCTCGCGGAGGCGGCGGACGCGTACGTCAACGACGCCTACTCCGCGGCCCACCGCGGGCACGCCTCGCTGGTCGGGTTCCCGTACGTCCTCCCCGCCTACGCCGGCCGGGTGATGGAGACGGAGTACGAGGCCAACTCCGCCATCGCCACCCGCGAGTTCGACGGCCGAGTGACGATGGTCGTCGGCGGGACAAAGGCAACTGACGTGATCCAGGTGATGGACGCCATCGGCGACCGCGTCGACGCGTTCTGTCTGGGCGGGATCGCGGGCGAACTGTTCCTCCGGGCGGCGGGCCACTCCGTCGGCTACGACGTCGGCGACTCGAACCGCTACGACGAGCAGTGGGCCGAGAACGAGGAGACGATCCGCTCGGTGCTCGACGAGCGCGGCGACCAGATACACCTCCCGCTCGATCTGGCCTACGAGAACGAGTACGGCGGGCGCGCCGAGATCGCGCTCTGGCAGATCGACGAGAAAACCACCTCCTTTCTCGATATCGGCTCGGCGTCGATCGACACCTACCGCGACATCGTGGGTGACAGCGAGGCCGTGTTCGTGAAGGGGTCGATGGGCGTGTTCGAGGACGAACGCTTCGCCGACGGCACCGTCGAGGTGCTCGACGCCATCGCGGACACCGACTGCTTCTCGGTCGTCGGCGGCGGCGACACCTCCCGCGCGGTCGGGATGTACGGGCTCGACGAATCCGACTTCTCCCACGTCTCGATCGCCGGCGGCGCGTACATCCGCGCGCTCACGGGCGAGCCGCTGGTCGCTGTCGAGGCGCTGGAAGCGAACCGGCCCGAGTAGCGTTACCGCTCGAACGTTCGGCCCAGCCCCATCCCGAGCGTCTCGTTGGTGGTCGCGATGCTCTCGGCTTTGCTCGCCGAGTCGGTCACCGCGCGGATCGCGTCGACGTTCTCGGGCACCACGTCGGACTCCTGGTGGATCGCTTGGAACAGGTAGAGGTCGTTCCCGCGGACGGCGATCGACTCCGCCCAGATACTGTTCTCCCAGATGTCACCGCGAGAGCGGCCGGAGTCGAGCGCGAACTCCTTGAGTTTGCCCGAGCCGTCGATGCCCGCCGACTCCGGGACCAGGAACAGCCGGGACTCCTCGGCCAGCAGCTCGCGAACGTCCGCGGCGTCGGCGTCGCTCTCGAGGGTGACGTTCACCGAGTGCATGTGCATCAGCGTCGCCGGCACCTTCAGCCCGAGCGTGTCGATGTCGATGTCGGGGAAGATCGTCTTCACGTCCGGGCCGTGGTGGCTCGGCAGCGAGACGGGGTCGGGGAGGATGTCGTCGATCGGGCCGCGGCCGGTCTGGCCGGGGTCGCCCCCACGACGGACCAGCGTGACGCGGGCCTTCTCGACGCCGTACTCCTCGCGCAGCGGCGCGAGCAGGCGGGAGAGCCCGGTCGTGTTACAGGAGACCACGCGGACGTGGTCGGCGCCGACCGCGTCCTCGTAGTTCGCGCGGGCGTTGAACGACGTGTCGGCCACGTCGGCGTCCTCGCCGCCCTGGTAGATCGCGGGTGTGTCGTGGG
It encodes the following:
- a CDS encoding RimK family alpha-L-glutamate ligase, which translates into the protein MLRLAVATQQETYNRIHDPLAERDIEAVPLRASERTLSLTDPDLPSVDVGLVFPSRLMEGGAVSAALNVPWVNDRDAILTSRNKAGVLATLAEAGLPVPDTTLVSNPVDDDAVAAAAATLQREAAAGSLVIKPNSTTRGVGVARVEDPDSLLGVTDYLDLVHDFRATGDRSYLLQEYLPDARDYRAMVVDGEYVGAVERRLPEAETEAGKWKHNVHRGAVAEGVSLPADARELAERAAAVLGIDYLGVDLLETEDRLVVNETNARPTVDDATKYEPEFYDRLAELIRTTAENR
- a CDS encoding Hsp20/alpha crystallin family protein; protein product: MRRDDREDPFGDIFDEIERMMGGGPAEDGADAHVDAFDEGDELRLVADLPSASKEDISLQCDGETLTIEAGEYRERVRLPTRVDEHTAEATFNNGVLEVSFEKLDDAADIDLS
- a CDS encoding phosphoglycerate kinase — protein: MASFATLDALAEQFSEARVLVRLDLNSPIEDGTVQDNRRFERHARTVAELADAGHRVICLAHQGRPGRDDFTHLDQHAGVLGDHLDRDVRFVDDICGETAVDAIEAAEPGEVLLLDNVRMDDDELADRDPEHHAQSRLVTRLAEAADAYVNDAYSAAHRGHASLVGFPYVLPAYAGRVMETEYEANSAIATREFDGRVTMVVGGTKATDVIQVMDAIGDRVDAFCLGGIAGELFLRAAGHSVGYDVGDSNRYDEQWAENEETIRSVLDERGDQIHLPLDLAYENEYGGRAEIALWQIDEKTTSFLDIGSASIDTYRDIVGDSEAVFVKGSMGVFEDERFADGTVEVLDAIADTDCFSVVGGGDTSRAVGMYGLDESDFSHVSIAGGAYIRALTGEPLVAVEALEANRPE
- a CDS encoding type II glyceraldehyde-3-phosphate dehydrogenase — translated: MTQVGVVGYGTIGKRVADAVAAQRDMEIVGVAKTSPNFEAEAAVSKGYDLYAAVEERRGLFDEAGVPVAGDLDDLVSTADVIVDATPSGIGAQNKEVYEAHDTPAIYQGGEDADVADTSFNARANYEDAVGADHVRVVSCNTTGLSRLLAPLREEYGVEKARVTLVRRGGDPGQTGRGPIDDILPDPVSLPSHHGPDVKTIFPDIDIDTLGLKVPATLMHMHSVNVTLESDADAADVRELLAEESRLFLVPESAGIDGSGKLKEFALDSGRSRGDIWENSIWAESIAVRGNDLYLFQAIHQESDVVPENVDAIRAVTDSASKAESIATTNETLGMGLGRTFER